From a single Paenibacillus sp. FSL W8-0426 genomic region:
- a CDS encoding pectate lyase, which translates to MLLLAAVLFLLNFPASSPSYGAASFPNTGTTGLTGFAGNAKNENGVSKSAVTGGKNGQIVYISTLSDLRTQVADTTPKIVVIEKNISSSTLQKVNFGANKTIVGSYNNHTLTNIHFRSTSSSSNVIFQNLTFEHSASINGNDDIQMYITSGTNYWIDHVTFSGHAYSSSGSDLDKLLYIGDRADYITISNSKFANHKYGIILGHPNDGNSAYNGVPHVTMANNYFENLYVRGPGLMRYGYFHIKNNYANNFNQAMTIGEKARIYSENNYFGAGAEKGGILDDKGNGEFTDTGSTPALTAPKSPKTNWRPSSNYSYEVRDASYAREFVTKYAGSSNTTLVFGK; encoded by the coding sequence ATTTTATTGCTCGCCGCTGTGCTGTTTTTGTTGAACTTCCCCGCAAGTTCACCCTCTTATGGTGCAGCCAGTTTTCCGAACACCGGCACAACGGGACTTACCGGTTTCGCCGGGAACGCCAAAAACGAAAATGGCGTTTCCAAGTCGGCCGTCACCGGCGGCAAAAACGGTCAGATCGTCTATATCAGTACCTTGAGCGACCTGCGAACCCAAGTTGCAGATACTACGCCGAAAATTGTTGTCATTGAAAAAAACATTTCTTCATCCACATTGCAAAAAGTGAACTTTGGCGCCAACAAAACCATTGTTGGTTCGTACAACAACCACACGCTCACCAATATTCATTTCCGCTCCACCTCCAGCTCAAGCAACGTCATTTTCCAGAACCTCACGTTTGAACATTCTGCCAGCATAAACGGAAATGACGACATCCAGATGTACATTACCTCCGGCACGAACTACTGGATTGACCATGTAACCTTCTCGGGGCATGCGTACAGTTCCAGCGGCAGTGATTTGGACAAGCTGCTTTACATCGGCGATCGTGCCGACTACATTACGATCAGCAACTCCAAATTCGCGAATCACAAATACGGAATCATTCTGGGGCACCCTAATGATGGTAACAGTGCTTATAATGGCGTGCCTCACGTCACGATGGCCAACAATTACTTCGAGAACCTGTACGTTCGCGGGCCCGGTCTTATGCGATACGGATACTTTCACATCAAAAATAACTACGCCAACAACTTCAACCAGGCGATGACCATCGGCGAAAAAGCTCGCATTTACTCGGAAAACAATTACTTCGGAGCAGGTGCCGAAAAAGGCGGCATTCTCGATGACAAGGGCAATGGCGAATTCACCGATACAGGCAGTACGCCAGCCTTGACCGCTCCCAAATCACCCAAAACCAATTGGAGACCCAGCAGCAATTACAGCTACGAAGTGCGGGATGCCAGCTATGCCCGCGAATTCGTGACCAAATACGCCGGATCATCCAATACCACGCTCGTTTTTGGCAAATAA
- a CDS encoding amino acid ABC transporter substrate-binding protein/permease, which produces MLLFLVAGLTGWAGTTAAQSNEVKTYVIGTDITFAPFEFQDLNGDFVGIDMDLLNAIAKDQNFKVQVKPLGFNAAVQALESNQVDGVIAGMSITDERKQKFDFSEAYFQSGVVMGVSANNDTVKSYEDLRGQKVAVKTGTEGYTFAESIASKYGFTIVPFDDSSQMYDDVKTGNSIACFEDYPVMAYGVTQNNGLKIVTDKEPGGSYGFAVSKGQNKELLVKFNAGLTNIQASGEYDAILAKYLGEGSSTAALGRWELIQKSLPALIKGMGKTLLYTIVSLFFAFILGLIFGFMKVGQNKFLRGVATVFVDLFRGVPLIVLAFFIYFGIPQALGFTMPLFLAAILTLSLNAGAYVTEIIRGGIQSVDRGQLEAARSLGLPYRKAMIKIVIPQAIRVMIPAFVNQLVITLKDTSILSVIGLVELTQSGKIIIARTFASFDIWLTVAIMYLIVITILTKLSGYLEVKLRRG; this is translated from the coding sequence ATGCTGCTGTTTCTGGTGGCGGGATTAACCGGATGGGCAGGTACCACTGCCGCACAATCCAATGAAGTCAAAACGTACGTCATCGGTACGGATATTACGTTTGCTCCGTTCGAATTCCAGGATTTGAACGGTGATTTCGTCGGCATCGATATGGACCTGTTGAATGCGATCGCCAAAGATCAAAATTTCAAGGTACAAGTTAAACCGCTTGGATTTAACGCAGCCGTTCAGGCACTGGAATCCAATCAGGTCGATGGCGTGATTGCGGGTATGAGCATTACCGATGAGCGTAAGCAAAAATTCGATTTTTCCGAAGCCTATTTCCAATCGGGCGTTGTTATGGGCGTAAGTGCCAACAATGATACCGTGAAAAGCTATGAAGATCTGCGTGGCCAAAAAGTCGCTGTTAAAACAGGGACGGAAGGTTACACGTTTGCAGAATCGATTGCTTCGAAATACGGATTTACGATCGTTCCGTTCGACGACTCTTCGCAAATGTACGATGATGTCAAAACCGGAAATTCGATCGCGTGTTTTGAAGACTATCCCGTTATGGCTTATGGAGTCACCCAAAATAACGGATTAAAGATCGTGACGGATAAAGAACCGGGCGGTTCTTATGGCTTTGCGGTCAGCAAAGGACAGAATAAAGAGCTGTTGGTGAAGTTCAATGCAGGTCTGACCAATATTCAAGCAAGTGGCGAATATGACGCCATCCTCGCAAAATACTTGGGTGAAGGTTCCTCCACGGCTGCGCTTGGCCGCTGGGAATTGATCCAGAAATCGCTGCCTGCGCTGATTAAGGGCATGGGCAAGACGTTATTGTACACGATCGTATCGTTGTTCTTTGCGTTCATTCTGGGACTGATCTTCGGTTTCATGAAGGTTGGCCAGAATAAATTTCTGCGGGGCGTAGCTACGGTGTTTGTCGATTTGTTCCGCGGTGTGCCGTTAATTGTATTGGCTTTCTTTATTTATTTCGGCATTCCGCAGGCATTAGGATTTACGATGCCGTTGTTCTTGGCTGCGATTCTGACACTCAGCTTGAATGCTGGGGCTTACGTCACCGAAATCATTCGCGGGGGAATTCAGTCGGTGGATCGCGGACAATTGGAAGCGGCTCGCTCCCTGGGTCTGCCTTACCGCAAGGCAATGATCAAGATCGTTATTCCTCAGGCGATTCGCGTTATGATTCCGGCATTTGTCAACCAACTCGTGATCACCTTGAAGGATACGTCTATTCTGAGTGTCATCGGTCTGGTCGAGCTGACGCAATCCGGTAAAATCATCATTGCCAGAACCTTTGCTTCGTTCGATATCTGGTTGACGGTTGCCATTATGTATTTGATCGTGATCACCATACTAACCAAATTGTCAGGCTATCTGGAGGTGAAGCTTCGCCGTGGGTAA
- a CDS encoding amino acid ABC transporter ATP-binding protein — MGKIKVEGLKKSYGSNQVLRGIDMTVNEGEVVCVIGPSGSGKSTFLRCINKLEEITEGRVIVDDQDLSDPKTDINKARENIGMVFQHFNLFPHFSVLKNIMFAPMELGKLSQEKARDTALRLLERVGLKDKADSFPSQLSGGQKQRVAIARALAMNPDVMLFDEPTSALDPEMVGEVLGVMKDLAREGMTMMIVTHEMGFAREVADRVIFMDGGYILEQGKPEDIFVNPQNERTITFLDKVL, encoded by the coding sequence GTGGGTAAAATCAAAGTCGAAGGATTGAAAAAAAGTTACGGATCGAATCAGGTGTTGAGAGGCATCGACATGACGGTCAACGAAGGCGAAGTGGTTTGCGTCATCGGGCCGTCCGGCTCCGGAAAAAGCACGTTTTTGCGCTGCATCAACAAACTGGAAGAGATCACCGAAGGAAGGGTCATCGTGGATGACCAAGACTTGAGCGATCCAAAAACGGACATTAACAAAGCACGCGAAAATATCGGCATGGTCTTCCAGCATTTCAATCTGTTCCCGCATTTCAGCGTACTGAAAAACATCATGTTTGCGCCGATGGAACTCGGTAAGCTCAGCCAAGAAAAGGCCCGTGATACCGCGCTTCGTTTGCTGGAGAGAGTGGGATTGAAGGATAAGGCAGACAGCTTCCCGAGCCAGCTTTCGGGTGGACAAAAGCAGCGGGTAGCGATTGCCCGCGCGCTTGCGATGAACCCGGACGTGATGCTGTTCGACGAACCGACATCCGCGCTTGATCCCGAAATGGTCGGCGAGGTGCTTGGCGTCATGAAGGATCTTGCCCGTGAAGGCATGACCATGATGATCGTAACGCATGAGATGGGATTCGCGCGCGAAGTAGCCGATCGCGTCATTTTCATGGATGGCGGCTATATTTTGGAGCAAGGCAAACCTGAAGATATTTTTGTGAATCCACAAAATGAACGTACCATCACCTTTTTGGATAAAGTGCTGTGA
- a CDS encoding MMPL family transporter, translated as MSKLLYRLGRKAYDKPWYFILGWVLILGIVAAALGMNGVHVSSDIKLEGTPSQQVLDRLEKELPEASGGQGSVIFSAPEGERLDTPDNLSAITKAVNDVYQLDYVINPAELAAAAGADASAMQQQAAQAAASRQTSSEQTELPPYGPLIVNGMPVPGVNISSDGNVALFQFQFTVQQNSLPKGVTDSVIQAVSQAEQGTNITILPSDSLKEVGIPIGSNEIYGLVIAAIVLFMTLGSVVAAGLPIVIALFGVAAGVGGAFAISNFVTMTSFTPVLALMIGLAVGIDYALFIVNRQRRLIFDQNLSAREAASRAVGTAGSAVFFAGLTVIIALCGLLVIGISFLSMMALVASVTVLFNVLIALTLLPALLGLLGERICSRKAREKNHTQGAKQANKLADRWVSGVVKFRWLVIVAVIAILGTAALPVAKMELGMPSGATANLDTTARQSYDAITKGFGEGFNGPLLIVAEPNDASQTVSLQTLGMLAQQLQQLDHVSVVTPAGVSKDGKMAILSLIPETGPTDQATKQLVEELRSPDSAIARDQDMKLGVTGLTAVNIDMSAKLAEVFPVYIGIIVILSLVILLLVFRSILVPIKATIGFLLSILATFGLTTAVFQWGWAKEWFGFDTGGPLLSFIPIMVTGILYGLAMDYQVFLVSSMRESYVHGHRGNDSVKHGYQMASRVVVAAAIIMVSVFAGFIFTHDIMIKQIGFALALGILIDAFAVRMALVPAVMSLFGDKAWWLPKWLDRMLPNLDVEGDKLIAELNAQEKR; from the coding sequence ATGTCAAAACTACTTTATAGACTTGGAAGGAAAGCTTACGACAAACCGTGGTACTTCATCTTGGGCTGGGTTCTGATTCTGGGCATCGTCGCAGCGGCCTTGGGCATGAACGGCGTGCATGTCTCGTCCGACATCAAACTCGAAGGAACCCCTTCCCAGCAAGTGCTGGACCGTTTGGAAAAGGAATTGCCCGAAGCATCGGGAGGCCAAGGCAGCGTTATTTTCAGCGCTCCCGAAGGAGAGCGTTTGGATACGCCCGATAACCTTAGCGCCATCACCAAAGCGGTGAATGATGTATATCAATTGGATTACGTTATCAATCCTGCGGAGCTGGCCGCTGCTGCCGGTGCCGACGCTTCAGCCATGCAGCAGCAGGCTGCGCAGGCCGCCGCATCCCGACAAACAAGCTCGGAGCAAACGGAGTTACCGCCTTATGGGCCTCTTATAGTTAATGGCATGCCCGTACCTGGCGTGAATATTTCCTCAGACGGCAACGTGGCATTGTTCCAATTCCAGTTCACGGTACAGCAGAACTCCTTGCCCAAAGGCGTCACGGATTCCGTCATTCAGGCGGTATCGCAAGCCGAACAAGGAACGAATATAACCATCCTGCCGAGCGATTCGTTGAAAGAAGTCGGCATCCCGATCGGAAGCAATGAGATTTACGGCCTGGTTATTGCCGCAATCGTTCTGTTTATGACGCTGGGCTCCGTCGTTGCGGCAGGTTTGCCAATCGTCATCGCATTGTTCGGTGTAGCCGCTGGTGTAGGCGGTGCCTTCGCCATCTCGAATTTCGTGACGATGACCTCCTTTACACCGGTATTGGCGCTTATGATCGGCCTCGCCGTCGGCATTGACTACGCACTGTTTATCGTCAACCGGCAGCGGAGACTGATTTTTGACCAAAACCTAAGCGCGCGCGAAGCGGCGAGCCGGGCCGTCGGCACCGCAGGCAGCGCCGTATTCTTCGCGGGTCTGACCGTGATCATCGCGCTGTGCGGATTGCTGGTGATCGGCATTTCCTTCCTGAGCATGATGGCGCTCGTCGCCTCCGTTACCGTACTGTTCAACGTGCTGATTGCCTTGACGCTTCTTCCGGCCTTGCTCGGCCTGTTGGGCGAACGCATCTGCTCCCGCAAAGCAAGAGAAAAGAATCATACACAAGGGGCTAAACAGGCAAACAAACTCGCGGATCGCTGGGTTTCCGGCGTCGTGAAGTTTCGCTGGCTCGTCATCGTCGCCGTCATTGCCATTCTCGGCACGGCTGCGCTCCCGGTTGCCAAAATGGAACTTGGCATGCCATCAGGCGCTACGGCCAATCTGGATACAACCGCGCGCCAAAGTTACGACGCCATTACGAAGGGATTCGGAGAAGGCTTCAATGGGCCTCTGCTCATTGTGGCCGAGCCTAACGATGCGTCGCAGACGGTCTCGCTTCAAACGTTGGGCATGCTTGCCCAGCAATTGCAACAATTGGACCACGTTTCGGTTGTAACGCCTGCCGGTGTGAGCAAAGACGGCAAAATGGCCATTCTAAGCCTCATTCCTGAAACAGGCCCAACGGATCAGGCGACCAAACAGCTGGTCGAGGAATTGCGTTCACCAGATTCTGCGATTGCACGCGATCAGGATATGAAGCTTGGCGTTACAGGACTTACTGCGGTCAACATCGACATGTCTGCCAAACTGGCAGAAGTTTTCCCGGTATATATCGGAATCATTGTAATCCTTTCATTGGTCATCCTGCTCCTGGTCTTCCGGTCCATTCTGGTACCCATTAAGGCTACCATCGGGTTTTTGCTGAGTATCCTTGCTACGTTCGGGTTAACTACAGCCGTGTTCCAGTGGGGTTGGGCAAAAGAATGGTTCGGGTTTGACACGGGCGGTCCTCTGCTTAGCTTTATTCCGATCATGGTTACAGGCATTCTCTACGGATTGGCCATGGACTATCAGGTTTTCCTGGTATCCTCGATGAGAGAGTCCTATGTGCACGGACATCGCGGAAACGACAGCGTCAAACATGGTTATCAAATGGCAAGCCGCGTCGTTGTCGCAGCAGCCATCATTATGGTATCCGTGTTCGCCGGATTTATTTTCACCCATGATATTATGATCAAACAGATTGGATTCGCGCTTGCGCTTGGCATATTGATCGACGCCTTCGCGGTCCGTATGGCACTTGTGCCTGCGGTGATGTCCCTCTTTGGCGACAAAGCTTGGTGGCTGCCGAAATGGCTGGATCGCATGCTTCCAAACCTGGACGTCGAAGGAGACAAACTGATCGCAGAACTGAATGCACAAGAAAAACGCTGA
- a CDS encoding TetR/AcrR family transcriptional regulator, with product MNRSLRAIKKEATASALAEAAFQLALERGLDGFVVEDIVQRAGYSRRTFANHFSCKEEAVVMAGEHFHGIDEYLDMIERLPEDTTPLEVMYQFIKMQLTEEVLRRIHQILELSKTYPTLAPYTLSLLHRLQTAAQEALNGLFENRYPVGYNHFLAGAVCAAIIPLLDGSVPVNIPGLPSEDTPGSVSFDEYIDSAFTYLRNGFQI from the coding sequence GTGAACCGCAGTTTACGCGCTATCAAAAAAGAAGCCACCGCCAGCGCTTTGGCTGAAGCCGCTTTTCAACTTGCCCTGGAACGCGGGCTGGATGGTTTCGTGGTCGAAGATATCGTGCAGCGCGCAGGATATTCCCGCAGAACGTTCGCGAATCATTTTTCGTGCAAGGAGGAAGCCGTAGTCATGGCGGGCGAGCATTTTCACGGGATTGACGAATATTTGGACATGATTGAACGGCTGCCCGAAGATACGACGCCGCTTGAAGTCATGTACCAGTTCATCAAAATGCAATTGACGGAAGAGGTCCTTCGGAGAATCCATCAAATTCTGGAACTGTCGAAAACGTATCCGACGCTGGCTCCTTACACGCTCAGCCTGTTGCACCGATTGCAGACCGCTGCCCAGGAAGCGCTGAATGGACTGTTCGAAAACCGTTATCCGGTGGGCTATAACCATTTTCTTGCCGGCGCCGTTTGCGCGGCGATCATCCCCCTGCTGGATGGGAGCGTCCCTGTTAACATTCCTGGGCTGCCTTCCGAGGATACGCCGGGTTCCGTTTCATTCGATGAATATATCGATTCCGCGTTTACTTATTTGCGCAATGGATTCCAGATTTAA
- a CDS encoding LysE family transporter, with amino-acid sequence MEIYIKYVLIGLAIAMPVGAITVEMTKQGLKNGFVHGWAVGLGGMTVDVSLILAMYFGFASLLALPYVQIPLWLAGAAVLAYLGYDSIRNADQDITPADEKTKKSFWSTFFSGLLVAVSPGNLIFWISVFGAVLSASYNSGKESFAIAAIGVLCGIVIHDLGLMSIVSVSRKVMSRAMIRFVSVIAGILLLGFSFYFSYQFILALWHMFSV; translated from the coding sequence ATGGAAATTTACATCAAATATGTTTTAATCGGTCTCGCCATAGCCATGCCTGTCGGCGCTATTACGGTCGAGATGACGAAGCAAGGATTAAAAAACGGGTTCGTTCACGGGTGGGCCGTGGGTCTGGGCGGCATGACGGTCGATGTTTCGCTGATCCTGGCGATGTATTTCGGGTTTGCTTCCTTGCTTGCATTGCCTTATGTGCAAATTCCGCTTTGGCTTGCGGGCGCAGCCGTTCTGGCCTACCTGGGCTATGATTCGATCCGGAACGCAGACCAGGACATCACCCCGGCAGATGAAAAAACGAAAAAATCGTTCTGGAGCACATTCTTCAGCGGACTGCTGGTTGCTGTATCCCCCGGCAATCTGATCTTCTGGATCTCCGTTTTCGGAGCCGTGTTATCGGCTTCTTACAATTCAGGCAAAGAAAGCTTTGCCATTGCGGCCATCGGCGTGTTATGCGGCATTGTGATTCATGACTTGGGCTTGATGTCCATCGTTTCCGTTTCGCGCAAAGTGATGAGCCGGGCCATGATTCGTTTTGTCTCCGTCATTGCAGGCATACTTTTATTGGGATTTTCATTCTATTTCTCCTATCAGTTCATATTGGCACTCTGGCACATGTTCAGTGTCTGA
- a CDS encoding amino acid permease → MGTASNASDKEKKLKWWQLSLLGVAGTIGTGYFLGSGLAISIGGPAVLFAYVLAALGTYVVFDALARMTAGHPEQGSFRSYAKNAYGSWAGFASGWIYWFSELLIMGSQLTALAIFSRFWFPAVPLWLFAAGFGLAGMCIVFFGNKGFDRVEHVLAIIKIAAIAMFLILACSLLAGWIGGAKFNADMPLDAAEVLPKGWNGLWSSFLFAFYAYGGIEVLGILSYRLKDPKQAPRAGKVMLITLAAVYALSIGLAVSMVPLSAFNPKESPFVLALSSDHLKFIPHVFNGVLIIAGFSTMTASLYAVTSMMITLAQEGDAPKLFSRKWKKKYPLFALTLIGCGLIGTIAVSIMLPEKVYEYVTTAAGLMLLYNWSFILMSSGKLVKATVFAKIKRWVGLLLIGAAVTGSLFHPLSRPGFFVSLLLVALIGASDFMVQHVRKKRARLSEPHPGNADAMHFSERMPTFAKRRNKLK, encoded by the coding sequence ATGGGTACTGCATCAAATGCATCAGATAAGGAGAAAAAACTGAAATGGTGGCAGCTAAGCCTGCTTGGCGTTGCTGGCACGATCGGTACGGGTTATTTTTTGGGATCGGGACTGGCCATCTCCATCGGCGGACCGGCGGTATTGTTTGCTTATGTTTTGGCGGCGCTGGGGACCTATGTAGTGTTCGATGCCCTGGCTCGGATGACGGCCGGTCATCCCGAGCAAGGCTCCTTTCGTTCCTACGCGAAGAACGCGTATGGCAGCTGGGCAGGGTTTGCGAGCGGATGGATCTACTGGTTTTCGGAGCTGCTCATCATGGGAAGCCAACTGACCGCATTAGCTATTTTCTCGCGATTCTGGTTTCCTGCAGTTCCGCTCTGGCTGTTCGCTGCCGGTTTCGGACTGGCAGGCATGTGCATCGTCTTTTTCGGCAATAAAGGATTCGACCGGGTCGAGCACGTGTTGGCGATCATCAAGATTGCTGCCATTGCGATGTTTTTGATACTGGCATGTTCACTTCTGGCCGGATGGATCGGGGGAGCGAAATTCAATGCCGATATGCCCCTCGATGCTGCAGAGGTCCTGCCCAAAGGATGGAACGGGCTGTGGTCGTCTTTTCTGTTTGCGTTCTATGCTTATGGCGGCATTGAAGTGTTAGGTATCTTGTCCTATCGGCTAAAAGACCCCAAACAGGCGCCCAGAGCCGGGAAAGTCATGTTGATCACCCTTGCGGCAGTCTACGCCTTATCCATCGGACTTGCCGTAAGCATGGTTCCATTAAGCGCGTTTAATCCGAAGGAAAGCCCGTTTGTGTTGGCGCTGAGCAGCGATCATCTGAAATTCATCCCCCACGTGTTCAATGGAGTGTTGATCATTGCCGGATTTTCCACCATGACTGCATCCCTGTACGCCGTTACGTCGATGATGATCACCCTAGCACAGGAGGGGGATGCGCCTAAGCTTTTTTCGCGAAAATGGAAGAAAAAATATCCGCTGTTTGCGTTAACCCTCATCGGCTGCGGCTTGATCGGAACCATTGCCGTTTCCATAATGCTGCCGGAAAAAGTGTATGAATACGTCACGACGGCAGCCGGATTAATGTTGCTGTACAACTGGTCCTTTATTTTGATGTCTTCGGGCAAATTGGTAAAGGCGACGGTTTTCGCGAAAATCAAGCGCTGGGTCGGATTGCTGCTCATCGGAGCGGCCGTTACGGGAAGCTTGTTCCATCCGCTCAGCCGCCCCGGATTTTTCGTCAGCCTGCTGCTTGTTGCACTGATTGGTGCAAGCGACTTCATGGTCCAGCATGTCCGCAAAAAGAGGGCGCGTCTGTCAGAGCCCCATCCAGGGAATGCCGATGCGATGCATTTTTCCGAACGGATGCCGACATTTGCGAAGCGAAGAAACAAACTGAAATGA
- a CDS encoding YqcI/YcgG family protein, with protein MSLLFEHTEIEREELSLDDWKKDACKRFASKMGDREHRFPCIPATHAFALGHLRYGFVSNSGNGSAGSQLAAIIAEYGQYSRSFGDYSSLVVFFEPGDNVEDVLSYETLFWNLLSEVSGLDDASWPSDIPEDPENAMWEYCYDGERYFVYCGTPAHVLRQSRSFPYFMLALTPRWVLDRWNAHPQKAAAIAPRIRERLVKYDAAPAHPELKPYGSQGNLEYRQYFLRDDETSLSKCPFHRALQKGQRQE; from the coding sequence ATGTCGCTGCTGTTCGAACATACGGAGATCGAGCGTGAAGAGCTTTCACTGGATGACTGGAAAAAAGACGCCTGTAAGCGATTCGCTTCCAAAATGGGCGATCGGGAACACCGGTTTCCCTGCATTCCGGCAACGCATGCCTTCGCACTGGGCCACCTCCGTTATGGGTTCGTGTCCAATTCGGGCAATGGGTCTGCAGGCAGCCAACTGGCAGCCATCATTGCAGAATATGGACAATATTCACGCTCTTTCGGCGATTATTCTTCCCTGGTCGTTTTTTTTGAACCCGGGGATAATGTTGAAGACGTATTGAGTTATGAAACGTTATTCTGGAATCTGTTAAGTGAGGTCAGCGGTCTCGATGATGCATCCTGGCCGTCCGACATTCCGGAAGATCCGGAAAATGCCATGTGGGAGTACTGTTATGACGGAGAACGTTATTTTGTCTATTGCGGCACGCCGGCGCACGTCCTTCGCCAAAGCCGCAGCTTCCCTTATTTCATGTTAGCCTTAACGCCCCGTTGGGTGCTTGATCGCTGGAATGCCCATCCCCAAAAGGCTGCTGCCATTGCTCCGAGAATCCGCGAGCGCTTGGTCAAATACGATGCTGCTCCCGCCCACCCGGAATTGAAACCGTACGGATCGCAAGGAAACCTTGAATACAGGCAGTATTTTCTGCGGGATGACGAGACTTCTTTATCCAAGTGCCCGTTTCATCGCGCCCTGCAAAAAGGACAGCGGCAGGAGTGA
- a CDS encoding PLP-dependent aminotransferase family protein, translating into MLEITPNLDPASDEPMYLQLYEYLKDEIQKKRIPANGKLPSQRRLSSYLNISRNTVDAAYQQLVAEGYVISEERRGLFVAEMQDTFLLAGLPHDALQSGSEGEAAGLEGPAQKYAFDFKYGEVDLTHFPFKLWRQMMMKSIMAEQNSVILAGEPQGELGLRKQISEYIYQSRGVNCREEQIVIGAGTQYLLSMLCKIIGREHGFGVEDPGYDQALLVIKDYAKQVEPIPLDKHGLSVVELMNTDVKAVYVTPSHQFPTGTVMPISRRLELIEWAKNNDGYVIEDDYDSEFRYEGRPIPSLHSLDMHGNTVYLGTFSKLLMPSIRISFMVLPEKLLGTYNERYAGYKQTVSKLDQHTLEMFMESGEWSKHLNKARNIYKKRHHALLTAIKDYMKDSVQIIGSASGLHLVLEPRNGMTEEELIAAAQHNGVLVYPMSAFYEKKHHSGNAQVLLGFGGLNEERIREGVSLLCEAWFRGR; encoded by the coding sequence ATGCTCGAAATTACCCCTAATCTTGATCCGGCCTCGGATGAGCCGATGTATTTGCAGCTATATGAATACCTGAAAGACGAAATACAGAAAAAAAGAATTCCGGCTAACGGCAAATTGCCTTCGCAACGGCGCTTGTCCTCGTATTTGAACATCAGCCGCAATACGGTAGACGCGGCATACCAGCAGCTCGTTGCCGAAGGGTACGTCATCAGCGAAGAACGCCGGGGGCTGTTCGTCGCCGAGATGCAGGATACGTTTCTGCTGGCCGGCCTTCCGCATGATGCACTGCAGTCCGGAAGCGAAGGTGAAGCTGCCGGACTCGAGGGACCGGCGCAAAAGTACGCATTCGATTTTAAATATGGGGAAGTGGACCTGACTCATTTCCCCTTCAAGCTATGGCGTCAAATGATGATGAAAAGCATCATGGCCGAACAAAATAGCGTGATTTTGGCCGGGGAACCGCAAGGAGAACTTGGACTGCGCAAGCAAATTTCGGAGTACATCTATCAATCCCGCGGCGTAAATTGCCGGGAAGAACAAATCGTTATTGGTGCGGGCACGCAGTATCTGTTAAGCATGCTATGCAAGATCATCGGCAGGGAGCATGGTTTCGGGGTGGAAGATCCCGGGTACGATCAGGCCCTTCTGGTCATCAAGGATTACGCAAAACAAGTGGAACCGATCCCTCTCGACAAACACGGCCTGAGCGTGGTCGAGCTGATGAACACGGACGTAAAGGCCGTATATGTTACGCCTTCGCATCAGTTCCCGACAGGTACCGTCATGCCGATCTCCAGGCGGTTGGAGCTGATCGAATGGGCAAAAAATAACGACGGGTACGTCATCGAAGACGATTACGACAGCGAATTCAGGTATGAAGGCAGGCCTATTCCGTCACTGCATAGTTTGGATATGCATGGAAACACCGTGTATTTAGGCACGTTTTCCAAACTGTTGATGCCTTCCATACGAATCAGCTTCATGGTGCTGCCGGAAAAACTGCTAGGAACGTACAACGAGCGGTACGCGGGTTACAAACAAACCGTGTCCAAACTGGATCAGCATACGCTGGAGATGTTCATGGAAAGCGGCGAATGGAGCAAACATCTCAACAAAGCCAGAAACATTTATAAAAAAAGACATCATGCGTTATTGACGGCAATCAAGGATTACATGAAGGACAGCGTTCAAATCATCGGTTCGGCTTCAGGGCTGCACCTGGTGCTGGAGCCGCGCAACGGCATGACCGAGGAAGAACTTATCGCCGCCGCGCAGCATAATGGCGTTTTGGTCTATCCGATGTCTGCTTTTTATGAGAAAAAGCATCATTCGGGAAACGCGCAGGTCCTGCTTGGTTTCGGAGGATTGAATGAGGAACGGATCCGCGAAGGCGTTTCTCTGCTCTGCGAGGCTTGGTTTCGTGGACGATAA